Proteins encoded in a region of the Puntigrus tetrazona isolate hp1 chromosome 12, ASM1883169v1, whole genome shotgun sequence genome:
- the pmp22b gene encoding peripheral myelin protein 22b, which translates to MLLLLLGIVVLHVAALVLLFVSTIVSAWAVNPTSSSDLWTNCTTLNGASKCDPADTGVWIQAVQALMILSIIFSFLSLFLFFCQLFTLQKGGRFFLTGAFQIFASLFVMSGAIIYTVMNSQWVPESESYGFSYILAWVAFPLAFISGLIYVILRKRE; encoded by the exons ATGCTGCTCCTCTTACTGGGAATCGTCGTCTTGCATGTGGCAGCACTGGTTCTGCTCTTCGTGTCTACTATAGTCAGC GCATGGGCTGTTAACCCCACCAGCAGTTCAGACCTCTGGACAAACTGCACCACACTGAATGGAGCAAGTAAATGTGACCCTGCTGACACAGGAG tttggaTCCAGGCAGTCCAAGCTCTCATGATCCTGTCAATCATCTTCAGCTTCCTGTCTCTCTTCCTGTTCTTCTGCCAGCTCTTTACCCTCCAGAAGGGAGGACGGTTCTTCCTCACTGGAGCATTCCAGATCTTTGCTA GTCTTTTCGTTATGAGCGGAGCTATCATTTATACGGTAATGAACTCCCAATGGGTCCCTGAGTCAGAGTCCTACGGCTTTTCCTACATCCTGGCCTGGGTAGCCTTCCCTCTGGCGTTCATAAGCGGCTTAATCTACGTCATCTTGAGAAAACGAGAGTGA